Genomic segment of Sphingomonas sp. KRR8:
AGACGATTTCAGTGCGCTCCGGACCACTGTCGAGCAGATGGACGAGGGTTGGCTGCTTGGTCAGCCGGATCAGTCCTGGCGAGAGGTCGCAAGACAGTCTCACTCATTGTGGAATGGGTTCCAGCGCCGAGCCATCGAGCTACTCGGCCGAGGCGACCTCATCGGAGCTGACCCGTTCGTCGAGGCCTTTGCCTTGAGTGCGTCGACCCGGGTTCAGGCGAGACTCGCTTCTGGTGATGATTTGGTGGCTCGCAGGGCTGCCGAGGAGAGTGCGTCTGCCCTGATCAAGATGGGTGAGCACGTGAAGCTCGGCGTTTCGGTTCTCAAGGAAATGGAAACAGAACTCCCGCAAGCCGGATCCGCTGCTTGGGGTGAGGCACTTGAGACGAAGTCTGACCGTCTTCGGGGGATCACCAGCAGCTTTCGTCAGCGTGAGCAGGCGGCTGCCGCATCGGTAATGACGTTGGTTGAACTCGACCGGCAGCAGATCACAGGACGAGCTTGGCTTGAAGCGGCGAGACAGGAACAGGAGTCGCCGCTGCTCTGCCTTCCGGTGCTGCCGGTCTGAGCCGCCGATTACGATCCATCGGCGAGAGTAGTTCGACAGAGTGGTGACGGGACCCGAGAACCATACCTTCACTTACGAGCACTGAGGCTGACGTCTTTTCGCTGTCTCCTCCTGGTGGTCAGCAGAACGGCGGCTTTCGGGCAGCACAGGCAAAATGCAGACGTTCGCTGACTGGTCACCCGAGTCTGAGTTGGTGCTGGCTGACTAGCCCTGAGCAATTGTATGAGCCGCGTATGGAACCGCGCGCGAACCCAGACCAAACCGGAAGTCCGAGCCCCGATCGGCGCATTGCCTTGTTGATAGATGCCGACAACGTTTCACACAGCACCATCGCGGCAATGCTTGCAGAGCTGTCGAAGTACGGAGTCGCAAACATTCGCCGGGCCTATGGTGATTGGACGGCTCCAGGCATGAAGGGCTGGACCTCCAAGCTTCACGAACACGCCATCCGCCCAGTCCAGCAATTCAGCTACTCGAAGGGCAAGAACGCCACCGACATGGCCCTTGTGATCGAGGCGATGGAATTGCTCTACACGCAGAAGCCGGACGCGTTCTGCATCGCCTCCAGCGATGCAGATTTCACACCGTTGGTGATGCACCTCAAGGCAAGTGGGCAAGACGTTTATGGCTTCGGAGAGCGAAAGACGCCGGATCCGTTCGTAAATGCTTGCACCACCTTTCTCTACCTAGACCGGCTTGGCGAAGGGCAAAGCAGTGTCGCTCCGCCTTCCACGAGCGGCCCAATAGGTGTGACTAGGGACGTGCCGGCCAAGACGGTCGCACAGCCGAAGCCGAGTGCTGAGGGGAAGGCCTCAAAGGCTCCCCTTAGCCAAGACACAAAGTTGGTGGCTGTGCTTCGCGGAGCCGTGGAAGCAACCGCCGGTGATGATGGCTGGGCTCCGCTCGATGCTGCGGGCAACGCGGCAAAACGCCAAGCACCGATTGATCCCCGTAATTATGGTGCTCGTAATTTCCCAAAGCTCTTCGAAGCGGTCGGCCTGTTCGAAATCGTGAGAGCCGAAGAGACCGGTCAGAGTTATGTTGCCGACAAGCGGAACAAGGAACGAGCCGCGAAGCCTCGATTTTGATGAGCATGCACCAGTCTAATGTTGGTGGGAAGCGGAACGGCCGCTTTCGGGCGAGGGAAGGCGAATGGCTGACGTTCATCCATTCGAAGGATTGGTGCGGCTGAGCGACCTTTTCAGACGCTTCCTGCTGACCCTCTGTACCCTAAAGCGGATGCTGGTGCAGCGAACTAGCAGGCCATATGAATTCGCCTAGCACCTGGCTGTGTCTTCCGTTCTGACCAGCGAAAATGATCCTCACGCGTCGAGATCCATCTTCATCAAGGCGAGCAACAGCGCAGCACAACAGGTGACAAGGGCCTCCCTCCCCAACTAGGAAGAGTGGTCAGAGTGGTTGTTCGCTGCGGACGTTCACTCTCTGACCGCGATTTGCGGGAGAAATGCGTGGCTTTGGTGAAAACAACGGCGGTTTCCGAGCGCAACCGGCACAAGCGCGTAGCCAAGCCCGTAGACAGCGCTCCGCCTTTGCCGAAGCGCCGTGAAGCGGCCAGCGCAGCTCCCACCGGCAATCCGGAGGATCGCCGGCAGCGGGCGGCCGAGCGGATCGGCACCGCCAGCGAGGAGCTGGCGAGTGGCCTGACCCAAGCGTCGGCAGCCGCCGAGGAGCTTCGGCAGGCGATGGAGCAAATCGCCAGCGGCGCCGAGGAGGCGGCCGGGGCGTCCCAGCAGACGCTGGCTGCGGTCTCGCAGCTCAATGCCAATTTCGGCAGTGCCCGGAGCCGGGCCGAGACAGTTCAGCGCGCATCCGAAGCCCTCCACACCGGCCTTGCCGAAAGCGCCGCCGTGATCGACGCGTCGACGGCGTCGGTCGAGGCCAATGCCGCGCGCCAGCTCGCGTCCGTGCAGTTCGTCGAAAAACTGGAACAGCAGTCGGGCCGTATCCGCGAAATCACCGAAGGCGTCGGCGAGATTTCCGAGCAGACCAATCTGCTGGCGCTGAATGCGGCGATTGAGGCTGCGCGGGCCGGCGACAAGGGTAGCGGCTTTGCGGTGGTTGCGGACGAGGTTCGTGCGCTGGCGGAGAATTCGGAAACGAGTGCGGGCGACATCCGCAGCACCGCGGACCGGGTCGCGGGCGAGGTCCGAGTAATCGCCGAACGCATCCGTACGGCGTCGAGCACCGCGGCCGCCGATGCAGCCAAGGGTCGCTCCGTCTCCGAGCGGCTGGTCTCGGTACGCTCCGACATGGCCGACCTCGCGGCGAGCGCGCAGTCGATCCTGATCTCCTCGATCGAAGCCGAAGGCGCGGCGCGCGAGGCGCAGCGTGCGGCTGAGCAGGTTGCCAGTGCCGCCGAGGAGCAAGCAGCGGCAGCGGCCGAAGCGCAGCGCGGCATTGACCAGCAAACCCAGTCGCTCGAGGAAAGCCAGCAGGCGGCGGAGCAACTGGCGATCGTCGCGGCGGCGCTCCAGTCGGGCAGTGCGGGCTCGGCCGTCGACCAGGTGGCCGCGTCGGCCGAGGAGCTGTCGGCGACGGTCCAGGAACTGTCCGGAGCAGCGACCCAGATCATGGCGGCGATCGAGCAGATCAGCCGCGGCGCCGAGATCCAGGCGGCGACGACGCTTCAGTCGAATACCGCCATGACGCAGATCGAGCGCTCGGCGACGCAAAGCCGCGAGCGGGCATCGGAGGCCCTCGACCGGGCCGCTGCCATGACGACGCTGATCGAGGACAGCCGCGCTGCGATGGAAGAGCTTGCCAACGGCGTGTCCGCGGCGCTCGACGAGACGCGGGCAGTCGGCCTGCTGATCGAACAGATTGACGAGTCCTGCCGCTCCGTCGGCAAAATGGTCGATGCCGTCGCGCTGATCGCGGTGCAGACCAACATGCTCGCCGTCAGCGGCTCGGTCGAGGCGGCGCGCGCTGGCGAGAGTGGGCGCGGGTTCGCGATCGTGTCCGGCGACATTCGCAAGCTCGCCCGTGAAACCGCCGCCAATGCCGAGCTGGCGAAGGACGTGGTTGAGACGATGCGTGGACAGATCGCGATCGTGCGCCGCGACCTCGAGCAGATCGCGGCTGCCGGTGAGGTCGAGATTGCGCGCAATCGGCAGATCTTGGCGCGGCTCGACGCGATTGGCGCGGAAGTCGAGCATCTCCGTCTCGGCAATCGCGACATCGCCGACGCTGCCGAGACGATCCTGGCGGCCGTGCAGGAGGTAACCAAGGGGACGCAACAGGTCGCGGCGGTTGCGGAGCAGGCGGCCTCGGCTGCGACGGAGGCGTCGAGCGCCGCGAACGAGCAGTCGCAGGGCGCAGAGGACCTTGCCGCGGCCATCGAGGAGATTGCGTCGCTCGCTGGTGAGCTTCAACGTGCGGACGTTTGACGATGGCAGGAGCGCGCGCAGCTGAGCAGGCGCTGCTGGTCTCCGTCGCCGGCGAGCGGCTGGCGATCGCGGCCGCAAGCGTTGCCGAGGTCATTCGAACGCCGGCCGTGACCCGGGTCCCCTTGAGCGACCCTGGCCTGGTCGGCGTCGCCAACCTTCGCGGGACGGTGATTCCGGTCGTCTCGCTCGCCGTCTTGCTGGGCAAGGATAGCGACGCGACGTCCCGCCGGGTGGTGGTCGTCGACCACGACAGTCCTGTCGGTCTTACCGTCGACGAGGTATCCGCGCTCGAGCGGTCGGACGCCTTGCACGATGGTGAGCAGCCCGTCCGGACGATCGACGTCGAAGCGCTGCTCAAGGCGCGGTTCGGCACCCGAACGAAGACGGTCGCCCCGATCGCGTCGGGGGTTTCAGAGAAACGAGAGGCCGACGCGGCCGAGGCTACGGCCACCGTGGCCTTTTTCAGCTTTGTGATCGCGGGCCAAGAATTCGGCCTGCCGCTCGCCGCGGTGCGCGAGGTGCTGGCGGTTCCGGCGAGCATGGTGGTGTTGCCGCGGACGGACGATGCGATGGTGGGCGTGGTCACGTTGCGCAACCGGCTGCTCCCGCTGGTTTCCCTAGCCACCCTGCTCGGCCTAGGCGGCGCGACCGTCGGCGCGGGGGCCAAGATCGTGGTTGCCGTTATCGGCAACGTCCGAGTCGGGATGATCGTCGATGCGGCCAAGGCGATCGTTCGCGCGTCTTCCGACCAGATCGACCCGGTGCCAACCGTGCTGACGCGGGGTAGGCAGGAAGCACAGATCCAGGCGATCTGCAGGTTCGATGATGGTGATCGTCTAATGTCGATCCTGTCGACCGACCATCTGCTTCGGGATGGATTGGCGGAGCGCCTCGCGGCCGAAAGCGACAAGGAAGATCTCGACATGGCAGGCACGGCCGACTCCTCCGAGATCGAGCAGTTCGTCATCTTTCAGCTCGCGGACGAGCATTATGGCTTACCGATCGACAGCGTTGCCGAGGTGATCGTCATGCCCGACAAGCTGACTACGCTGCCTAAGGCACCCAAGTTCGTCGAAGGGGTGATGAACCTTCGCGGGGAGATAGTGCCGATCATCGATCAGCGGGGCCGGTTCCAGGCACCCGCCAGCCGCTCGGCGCGAAAACCCAAGGTGATCATCGTCCGCATCGGCAAGGCGCTGGCCGGCTTCATCGTTGATGGTGTTTCGGAGGTCCTCGGCATTGCCGCCGATCGGTTGCGGCCGCCGCCGCTACTTGCGGCCCGGGACAACAAGCTAATCGACCGGATCGCGAACCTCGAGGTCGACGGCCGGATGATCCTGCTGGTCGACCCGCAGGAACTGCTCGACCGGGCCGAACAGGACATCGTCGCCGCCATCCGGGAGACGGCACCGGCCGGTCCATGATCCGCTTGTTGGTGGTTGACGATTCGGCGCTTATGCGGCGGCTGATCGGCGGTATCTTCGAAGCGGAGAGCGACTTCGTCGTCGAAATCGCGCGCAATGGCGCCGAGGCGATGGCCAAGCTGCACGTGTTCGAGCCTGACGTCATCACGCTCGACATCCATATGCCCGAGATGGATGGGCTCGCCTGCCTTGACCGTATCATGATCGAGCGGCCTTGCCCCGTCGTAATGGTCTCGCAGCGGACCGAGAGCGGCGCCGCCGAGACCATGCAGGCGCTCGAACTTGGCGCGGTCGACTTCGTCCCCAAGCCCGAAGGCGCGGTCAGTCTCGATATCGACAGCCTGGCGCCTCGGCTGATCGAGAAGGTGCGGGCTGCCGCACAGGCGCGGATCAGACCCACGCTTCGCCTCGCCGAGAGGGTTCGAGCGAAGGTTGGGCGGCAAGGCGCACGGCCGGCTCTACGACGCGGATCGGCTCCAACCCGGGCGGAGGGAACACGCGCTCCGCTCCGGCCCCTCGGTAGCGATGGGCTGGTGCTGGTCGGAACGTCGACAGGTGGGCCGCAGGCGCTCGATGCCTTGCTGACGCCGCTGCCGGCCGACTTTCCGTGGCCGATTCTGGTCGCCCAGCACATGCCGTCGTCCTTTACCGGCGCGCTGGCGCGGCGTCTCGACAAGGCCTGCGCTCTTCAGGTGGTCGAGGTCAGTGCCCCGACGTCGCTTGCTGCCGGCACCGTTTACGTCGCCCGGGGCGATGCGGACATGATCGTCCGGCGGCAGCGGGGGGTGCTGATCGCATCGGCCGCGCCCGCCGCTTCGACCTTTCGCTGGCACCCAAGTGTTGACCGGCTCGTTCAGAGCGCCATGACCGTGGTTCCGCCGGAAAGGCTCGTCGGAATCCTGATGACGGGAATGGGCAATGATGGCGCTGCGACGTTGACCGAGCTCCATCGAAATGGTGGCTATGTCATTGCCGAGGCCGAGGAAAGCGCGATCGTCTGGGGCATGCCGGGCGAGTTGGTGAAGAGCGGCGGGGCCGACGCGGTCGTTCCGCTCACCCGGATCGCGGCTTGCCTGGTCGAGGCATTCGGATGCCGATGATCCCTTTGGAACAAAGCCACGCGCCCCTTACCGCGGACGAGCTCGTCCGGCTCAGCAACTTCGTTTACCGGCGCACCGGCATGCTCTTCGAGGAAAAGAAGAGGTATTACATAGACCGCCGCGTGGCCGATCGAATCAAGGTCACCGGCAGCCGCACCTTCTCCGATTACTATGGCCTGCTGCGCGACGACGAGGGCGAAGCGCAGGAACTGATCAACAGCTTCACGGTCAACGAGACCTACTTCTATCGGGAGGAGCACCAATTGCGCTGCCTCGGTCGCTCCCTGCTGCCCGAAGTGGTCCGCAACAAGCGTCCGGGCGATCTGGTACGGATCTGGTCGCTTCCCTGTTCCACCGGTGAAGAACCCTATTCGATTGCCCTGTGGCTGTTGGAAAACTGGGCCATGGTCGATGTCTACAATATTGAGATCGTCGGATCGGACATCGACACGCTGGCGATCGAGGCAGCGCTCAATGGTCGCTATGGCCCGCGGGCCCTTGCCAAGCTCCCGCCGGAAGTGCTCGACACCTATTTCGAACCACAAGGCGGCGGCGACCGGATGATCATCCAGGATATCAAGGAGTCCGTCCGCTTCACGCGCACGAACCTCATCGACCGCGCCTCCGTCGCCGCCCAGGGCCGGTTCGACATCATCTTCTGCCGCAACCTGCTGATCTACTTCGATGAAAGCTCGCGTGAGTCGGCTGCCGCTCAGCTTCACGATGCGCTGCTCCCCGGCGGCTTCCTTTGCCTCGGGCACACGGAATCGATGAGCCGCATTTCGAACCGCTTTCGATCACGGCGGTTCGAAGATGCGATCGTCTACGAGCGTGCCGATGGATGAATTGTTCGAGCAATTCATGATCGAGGGACGCGAGCTGATCGCGGCGGCAACCGACGATCTGCTTGCGCTCGAGGAGAATGCATCGGCGACCGGCCGCATCGACAGCGCATTTCGCTCGATCCACACGCTCAAGGGCTCGGTCGCGATCTTCGACCTCGCGCCGATGGGCGTTGCCCTCCATGCCGCCGAGGACCTGCTCGGAGCGGTCCGAGCCGCCACCAAAGCGATGGACGCACAGGTGGCACACACCTTGCTGGGCTGCCTCGACCGCTGCGACCGGTGGATGGACGCGATCCAGGAGACCGGCGTCCTGCCGTTGGATGCGCCGCGCGAGGCGATGCAGATTGCGACAGGCCTGCTAGCGCTGACCGGCACTTCCGACGCGTCCGCAGCCCCGCCGGC
This window contains:
- a CDS encoding NYN domain-containing protein — its product is MEPRANPDQTGSPSPDRRIALLIDADNVSHSTIAAMLAELSKYGVANIRRAYGDWTAPGMKGWTSKLHEHAIRPVQQFSYSKGKNATDMALVIEAMELLYTQKPDAFCIASSDADFTPLVMHLKASGQDVYGFGERKTPDPFVNACTTFLYLDRLGEGQSSVAPPSTSGPIGVTRDVPAKTVAQPKPSAEGKASKAPLSQDTKLVAVLRGAVEATAGDDGWAPLDAAGNAAKRQAPIDPRNYGARNFPKLFEAVGLFEIVRAEETGQSYVADKRNKERAAKPRF
- a CDS encoding methyl-accepting chemotaxis protein, whose protein sequence is MPKRREAASAAPTGNPEDRRQRAAERIGTASEELASGLTQASAAAEELRQAMEQIASGAEEAAGASQQTLAAVSQLNANFGSARSRAETVQRASEALHTGLAESAAVIDASTASVEANAARQLASVQFVEKLEQQSGRIREITEGVGEISEQTNLLALNAAIEAARAGDKGSGFAVVADEVRALAENSETSAGDIRSTADRVAGEVRVIAERIRTASSTAAADAAKGRSVSERLVSVRSDMADLAASAQSILISSIEAEGAAREAQRAAEQVASAAEEQAAAAAEAQRGIDQQTQSLEESQQAAEQLAIVAAALQSGSAGSAVDQVAASAEELSATVQELSGAATQIMAAIEQISRGAEIQAATTLQSNTAMTQIERSATQSRERASEALDRAAAMTTLIEDSRAAMEELANGVSAALDETRAVGLLIEQIDESCRSVGKMVDAVALIAVQTNMLAVSGSVEAARAGESGRGFAIVSGDIRKLARETAANAELAKDVVETMRGQIAIVRRDLEQIAAAGEVEIARNRQILARLDAIGAEVEHLRLGNRDIADAAETILAAVQEVTKGTQQVAAVAEQAASAATEASSAANEQSQGAEDLAAAIEEIASLAGELQRADV
- a CDS encoding chemotaxis protein CheW, with the protein product MAGARAAEQALLVSVAGERLAIAAASVAEVIRTPAVTRVPLSDPGLVGVANLRGTVIPVVSLAVLLGKDSDATSRRVVVVDHDSPVGLTVDEVSALERSDALHDGEQPVRTIDVEALLKARFGTRTKTVAPIASGVSEKREADAAEATATVAFFSFVIAGQEFGLPLAAVREVLAVPASMVVLPRTDDAMVGVVTLRNRLLPLVSLATLLGLGGATVGAGAKIVVAVIGNVRVGMIVDAAKAIVRASSDQIDPVPTVLTRGRQEAQIQAICRFDDGDRLMSILSTDHLLRDGLAERLAAESDKEDLDMAGTADSSEIEQFVIFQLADEHYGLPIDSVAEVIVMPDKLTTLPKAPKFVEGVMNLRGEIVPIIDQRGRFQAPASRSARKPKVIIVRIGKALAGFIVDGVSEVLGIAADRLRPPPLLAARDNKLIDRIANLEVDGRMILLVDPQELLDRAEQDIVAAIRETAPAGP
- the cheB gene encoding chemotaxis-specific protein-glutamate methyltransferase CheB, whose amino-acid sequence is MIRLLVVDDSALMRRLIGGIFEAESDFVVEIARNGAEAMAKLHVFEPDVITLDIHMPEMDGLACLDRIMIERPCPVVMVSQRTESGAAETMQALELGAVDFVPKPEGAVSLDIDSLAPRLIEKVRAAAQARIRPTLRLAERVRAKVGRQGARPALRRGSAPTRAEGTRAPLRPLGSDGLVLVGTSTGGPQALDALLTPLPADFPWPILVAQHMPSSFTGALARRLDKACALQVVEVSAPTSLAAGTVYVARGDADMIVRRQRGVLIASAAPAASTFRWHPSVDRLVQSAMTVVPPERLVGILMTGMGNDGAATLTELHRNGGYVIAEAEESAIVWGMPGELVKSGGADAVVPLTRIAACLVEAFGCR
- a CDS encoding protein-glutamate O-methyltransferase CheR, producing MIPLEQSHAPLTADELVRLSNFVYRRTGMLFEEKKRYYIDRRVADRIKVTGSRTFSDYYGLLRDDEGEAQELINSFTVNETYFYREEHQLRCLGRSLLPEVVRNKRPGDLVRIWSLPCSTGEEPYSIALWLLENWAMVDVYNIEIVGSDIDTLAIEAALNGRYGPRALAKLPPEVLDTYFEPQGGGDRMIIQDIKESVRFTRTNLIDRASVAAQGRFDIIFCRNLLIYFDESSRESAAAQLHDALLPGGFLCLGHTESMSRISNRFRSRRFEDAIVYERADG